TCTCAAGCCGTTCTGCCTGAGCTGTCCCGGGCGGACGGGGACGACGCGTTCTGCGGCGCCCTGTCTGACGCCCTGCGGTTCAGCCTGTTTTTGGTTCTGCCCGTCACGGTCGGCGGATTGCTTTTGAGCGGCGAGTCGGTTCACCTGCTGTTCGTCCGTGGCGCGTTTGACCGGGCGGCGTGGGACCTGACGAGTCAGGTCCTGTTCTGGTCCCTTCTGGGGCTGCCCGGCATGGCGTGCGGCACCGTGGTCATGCGGGGCCTGTACGCTCGGCAGCGGCCTCGCGACGCGGTCCTGACGACCGGAAGCTGCGTTGGCTCGCTGTTTCTCTTCGGCCTGCTGCTGGCCCGTCCGTTCGGCGCCCGCGGTGTGGCGCTCGCCGGTTCTTTGGCCTTCACCGTTTCGCCGATCGTCGGCGCGCTCCTTTTACGGCGGTGCGTCCCGTCTCTGGGGCGGGTGAACTGGAAGCGGTTGGGCGGTAGTTTGGTTCCTCCGGCCGCGTTGGGCTGCTGCTTGGCGGTCTGGAAGCTGTTTTTGCCCTATGACGCCGGTTGGGGGCTTGCGGTCCGGTGCCTCTGGCTTGTCGGCTGTGCCGGGTCCGCCGGCGCCGTTTGGTGCGCCACTGGCCTTCTGATGAAACGGGACGAGTGGACGATGCTTCGTTCGGCGATGATCCGCCGAAAAGGAGGAAAAGCATGAAGTTCTATCGGGGAGCCGCGTGCCTTCTCGCCGCTTTTTTGGCGGCGTCGCCGGCGTGGGGTGCGTCAAACTTGGAGGCGCTGAAAGAACCTCGGTCAGCAGTTATCTACGTCGAAGGCCAGAAGGTGGCCGACGTGATCGTCGGCTCTAAAGCGAAGGTGACGTTCCTCTACGTCGACGACAAGCTGAAGAAGGAAATGGAACGGAACCTGCAGCAGCTGTCGTCTGTTGAGGAATGGATGCTGTCGGACGCCGTCAAGGCCCGGGTGAAGAAGATGGTCCCGGTGATCGTCACCTGCGAGGCGTTCGGTCACCTTTACTTCGCGCCCGAGTCCGTGTCGGTGAACGGCGAGCCGGTAACGCGCCGTCAGCTTTTTACGAATCTGGACGCCCGGACGGTGGGGGACGTGGCGCCGGATGACTTCGTCTGGTTTGTCATCGGTCTGCCCAAGTCGACTGCGGCGCCTGGGCAGAAGATAACCTACTCTGTCGGCGAATGGAAAACTGACTTCACAGTTCCGGGGAGGTGAGGGGAATGGCTCTTCACGTGTTTCGCTGCGTCCTGTGCGGACACAGGTTTGAATCCGACCGCGCGGGCGTTAAGTGCCCGAAGTGCGGCTCCCGCACGCTGGTCCACGAGAGCGGGGACTCGCTGAGAGGCAAGTGCGGCTGCGGCGGTTCGTGCTGCTCCTGCTCCGGGTGTTCCCATTGAGCGACGGCTTACTGTTAGCCATTGAGAGCAGCTGCGACGACACGTCCGTTGCACTCGTTCGAGGACGGACGGCGCTCGGGTGGCTCATCTCCAGCCAGATTGAGCGACACAGCCCGTTCGGCGGCGTCGTGCCCGAGTACGCGTCGCGAATGCACCTTGAAGCCCTTCTGCCTCTGACCGAGCGTCTGATGAAAGAGGCGGCAGTTTCTCCTAGAGACTTGGACGGAATCGCCGTGACCTACGGTCCCGGGCTCATGGGGTCGCTACTGGTGGGCGTCATGGCGGCCAAGGCGCTGAGCCAGGTCTGGGGCGTCCCGCTGATCGGCGTGAATCACTTGGAAGGCCACCTGTGCGCCGGGTTGGTCTCGTCTCCTGACTTGGACTTCCCGTTCCTCTGCGCCGTCGTCTCGGGCGGACACACTGAAGTCCTGCTGTGCCGCGGCCCCGGCGACTATCAGCTGGCGGCCCGGACGAGGGACGACGCGGCAGGAGAAGCGTTCGACAAGCTGGCTAAAATGCTCGGCTTGGGCTATCCAGGCGGGCCGGTGGTCGATCGGCTGGCAGCCGGAGGGAGGCCCGACGCGTTTGACCTGCCGCGGCCGAAGTTCGACGGCTCAATGGACTTCAGCTTCAGCGGGCTGAAAACGGCGGTGCTGAACATGGTGAACCACTGGCGTCAGCGCGGCGAGGAAATTCCGACGGAAGACCTGTGCGCGTCGTTTCAGCAGGCCGTTGTGGACGTGCTGATCGATCGGCTGGAGCAGGCCGCGGAAAAGACGGGCGTGAGGTCCGTCGCCATCTCCGGCGGCGTGGCGGCCAACTCGCGGTTTCGGGAAGCCGTGTCGTCCCACCCGGGGTGGAAGGCCTTCGTGCCGCCCAAATCGTACTGCACCGACAACGCGGTGATGATCGGCGTCGCCGGCGGATTGTCCCTGAAAGCCGGCCGAACGAGCGACCTGACGCTCTCGCCCGATCCGTCGCTGGACGTCACAGCCGGACTGTCGTCGTTGTAAGAAAGACAAAAGCGAGCCGTTCCCAAAAGGGAACGGCTCGCTTATTTGTGTCATAGTGGCGGAGGCGTGTGCGAATCGAACACACCAAGGACGACTCAAATCGCCCCTCGCGCGGGTTTGAAGCCCGGGGCGGCCACCAGGCCACATTCGCCTCCGAAAACTCAAATATTGTACCCTAGATAGGCGCGTCGTTCAACTGTTGAGCGGTTAAAACCCGCGAAGGCGCCGCAGAGTCTGATAGGCCTCCTGAAGCTCTTTGAACTTCTGGGCGGCCAGCTCGGAAAACTCTTGATCTTTCAGTTCGGAGAACCGATCAGGGTGATACTTGGAGACTAGCTCTCGATAGCGCTGTTTAATCTCTTGGTCTGACGCCGTCGGGCTGAGACCGAATACCTCCCACGGCGACTTATGCGGGCGGCCCGGCGGACTCGTCGTCCAGCTCTGTCCGCCCTCGGCGCGATA
This is a stretch of genomic DNA from Jonquetella anthropi DSM 22815. It encodes these proteins:
- a CDS encoding zinc ribbon domain-containing protein translates to MALHVFRCVLCGHRFESDRAGVKCPKCGSRTLVHESGDSLRGKCGCGGSCCSCSGCSH
- the tsaD gene encoding tRNA (adenosine(37)-N6)-threonylcarbamoyltransferase complex transferase subunit TsaD, translated to MRLRRFVLLLLRVFPLSDGLLLAIESSCDDTSVALVRGRTALGWLISSQIERHSPFGGVVPEYASRMHLEALLPLTERLMKEAAVSPRDLDGIAVTYGPGLMGSLLVGVMAAKALSQVWGVPLIGVNHLEGHLCAGLVSSPDLDFPFLCAVVSGGHTEVLLCRGPGDYQLAARTRDDAAGEAFDKLAKMLGLGYPGGPVVDRLAAGGRPDAFDLPRPKFDGSMDFSFSGLKTAVLNMVNHWRQRGEEIPTEDLCASFQQAVVDVLIDRLEQAAEKTGVRSVAISGGVAANSRFREAVSSHPGWKAFVPPKSYCTDNAVMIGVAGGLSLKAGRTSDLTLSPDPSLDVTAGLSSL
- a CDS encoding J domain-containing protein, with the translated sequence MAFVVRLLRLLIVPLFIGWFIRSMRRDMARSGQKFDWRRFVRSFLSGPYRAEGGQSWTTSPPGRPHKSPWEVFGLSPTASDQEIKQRYRELVSKYHPDRFSELKDQEFSELAAQKFKELQEAYQTLRRLRGF